In Streptomyces alboniger, the following are encoded in one genomic region:
- a CDS encoding PTS sugar transporter subunit IIA encodes MTSVSSPLAGRAIGLSAVPDPVFSGAMVGPGTAIDPVREASVAVSPVDGIVVSLHPHAFVVVDDQGHGVLTHLGIDTVQLNGEGFELLVNKGDTVQRGQSVVRWDPAAVEAAGKSPVCPVVALEATAESLSELVEDGDVKAGDALFGWK; translated from the coding sequence ATGACCAGTGTTTCGTCCCCGCTCGCCGGACGCGCCATTGGGCTCTCCGCAGTACCGGATCCCGTGTTCTCAGGTGCCATGGTCGGCCCTGGCACGGCCATCGATCCCGTGCGTGAGGCCTCCGTCGCCGTCTCGCCCGTGGACGGCATCGTCGTCTCTCTTCACCCCCACGCGTTCGTAGTGGTCGACGATCAGGGTCACGGCGTCCTGACGCATCTTGGCATCGACACCGTTCAGCTGAATGGCGAGGGCTTCGAGCTGCTCGTCAACAAGGGTGACACCGTGCAGCGCGGCCAGTCCGTGGTGCGCTGGGACCCGGCCGCCGTCGAGGCCGCCGGCAAGTCCCCGGTGTGCCCTGTCGTGGCGCTCGAGGCCACGGCCGAGTCCCTCTCCGAGTTGGTCGAGGACGGCGACGTGAAGGCCGGCGACGCGCTCTTCGGCTGGAAGTGA
- the ptsP gene encoding phosphoenolpyruvate--protein phosphotransferase — METTLRGVGVSHGVAIGEVRHMGTAVLEPPAKQIPAEEAEREQGRARQAVEAVAADLIARGNLAGGEAQAVLEAQAMIAQDPELMSDVDRRVTVGSTAERAIYDAFSHYRELLAGAGEYMAGRVADLDDVRNRIVARLLGVPMPGVPDSDEPYVLIARDLAPADTALLDPALVLGFVTEEGGPTSHSAILARALGVPAVVALPGAGELAEGTVVAVDGSTGEIFVDPSVEKREQLEAAAAERKAALAASTGPGATSDGHKVPLLANVGGPADVPAAVEAGAEGVGLFRTEFLFLDDSTQAPSEEKQVEAYRKVLEAFPEGRVVVRVLDAGADKPLDFLTPGDEPNPALGVRGLRTLLDHPEVLRTQLTALAKAAEGLPVYLEVMAPMVADRTDARAFADACREAGLQAKFGAMVEIPSAALRARSILQEVEFLSLGTNDLAQYAFAADRQVGAVSRLQDPWQPALLDLVSLSAEAARAEGKSCGVCGEAASDPLLACVLTGLGVTSLSMGAASIPYVRATLGKYTLAQCERAASAARAADTAEEARKAAQAVLSGE, encoded by the coding sequence ATGGAGACAACGCTGCGAGGCGTCGGTGTGAGCCACGGTGTGGCGATCGGCGAGGTTCGGCACATGGGCACGGCGGTTCTCGAGCCGCCGGCCAAGCAGATTCCCGCGGAGGAGGCGGAGCGCGAACAGGGGCGCGCCCGCCAGGCCGTGGAAGCTGTGGCGGCCGACCTGATTGCGCGCGGCAATCTGGCCGGTGGCGAGGCTCAGGCGGTGCTCGAGGCGCAGGCCATGATCGCCCAGGACCCGGAGCTGATGTCCGACGTCGACCGTCGCGTCACCGTCGGCAGCACGGCCGAGCGCGCCATCTACGACGCGTTCTCCCACTACCGCGAACTGCTGGCCGGTGCCGGTGAGTACATGGCCGGCCGCGTGGCGGACCTCGACGACGTGCGGAATCGTATCGTCGCGCGGCTGCTGGGCGTTCCGATGCCGGGTGTCCCGGACAGCGACGAGCCGTACGTACTGATCGCGCGGGACTTGGCGCCCGCCGACACCGCGCTGCTCGACCCGGCTCTGGTCCTCGGCTTCGTCACCGAAGAGGGCGGGCCCACCAGCCACAGCGCGATTCTCGCCCGTGCGCTCGGCGTGCCGGCCGTGGTCGCGCTGCCGGGTGCCGGGGAGCTTGCCGAGGGCACTGTCGTGGCCGTCGACGGCAGCACCGGTGAGATCTTCGTCGACCCGAGTGTCGAGAAGCGGGAGCAGCTCGAGGCCGCCGCTGCCGAGCGCAAGGCGGCGCTGGCGGCGTCGACCGGGCCCGGTGCGACGTCCGACGGGCACAAGGTGCCGCTCCTTGCCAACGTCGGCGGCCCTGCCGACGTGCCCGCTGCCGTCGAGGCGGGGGCCGAGGGCGTCGGTCTGTTCCGTACCGAGTTCCTCTTCCTGGACGACAGCACCCAGGCGCCGTCCGAGGAGAAGCAGGTCGAGGCGTACCGCAAGGTGCTCGAGGCCTTCCCCGAGGGCCGTGTCGTCGTACGCGTGCTGGACGCCGGTGCCGACAAGCCGCTGGACTTCCTGACGCCGGGCGACGAGCCGAACCCGGCGCTCGGCGTGCGGGGCCTGCGGACGCTGCTCGACCACCCGGAGGTGCTGCGGACGCAGCTGACCGCGCTGGCCAAGGCCGCCGAGGGGCTGCCGGTCTACCTCGAGGTCATGGCTCCCATGGTCGCGGACCGCACCGACGCCAGGGCGTTCGCGGACGCGTGCCGCGAGGCCGGCTTGCAGGCGAAGTTCGGCGCGATGGTCGAGATTCCGTCGGCCGCTCTGCGTGCGCGCTCGATCCTTCAAGAGGTCGAGTTCCTCTCGCTGGGCACCAACGACCTCGCGCAGTACGCGTTCGCCGCCGACCGGCAGGTGGGCGCCGTGTCCCGGCTCCAGGACCCGTGGCAGCCCGCGCTGCTCGACCTGGTCTCGCTGTCCGCCGAGGCGGCGAGGGCCGAGGGCAAGAGCTGTGGCGTGTGTGGCGAGGCGGCGTCGGACCCGCTGCTCGCCTGTGTGCTGACCGGTCTGGGTGTCACCTCTCTGTCGATGGGTGCCGCGTCGATTCCTTACGTGCGGGCGACGCTCGGCAAGTACACGCTTGCCCAGTGCGAGCGTGCCGCGTCGGCTGCCCGTGCCGCGGACACGGCCGAGGAGGCCCGCAAGGCCGCGCAGGCTGTGCTGTCCGGCGAGTAG
- a CDS encoding acetoacetate--CoA ligase: MTSSANPAPLWQPSPERIAEAQITRFQAWAAEHYGAPAEGGYATLHHWSVTELETFWKAITDWFDVEFSTPYARVLGERSMPGAQWFPGSTLNYAQHALRAADDPTRADAPALLHVDESHDPQPVTWAELRRQVGSLTAELRTLGVRPGDRVSGYLPNIPQAVVALLATAAVGAVWTSCAPDFGARSVLDRFQQVEPVVLFTVDGYRYGGKEHDRRETVAELRSELPSLRAVVHIPLLGTDAPEGALEWSALTSADIAPVYEAVPFDHPLWVLYSSGTTGLPKAIVQSQGGILVEHLKQLGLHCDLGPADRFFWYTSTGWMMWNFLVSGLLTGTTIVLYDGSPGYPDTAAQWRIAERTGATLYGTSAAYVMACRKADVHPARDFDLSRVRCVATTGSPLPPDGFRWLHDEFAESPAAPGGLWMASVSGGTDVCSCFAGAVPTLPVHIGELQAPCLGTDLQSWDHQGKPLTDEVGELVVTNPMPSMPVHFWNDPDGTRYHDSYFDTYPGVWRHGDWITLTSRGSVIIHGRSDSTLNRQGVRMGSADIYEAVERLPEIRESLVIGVEQPDGGYWMPLFVHLAPGAALDDALRDRIKRTIREQLSPRHVPDEIIEVPGVPHTLTGKRIEVPVKRLLQGTPLNKAVNPGSVDNLDLLRFYENLFRARS; encoded by the coding sequence ATGACGTCCTCAGCGAACCCTGCGCCGCTCTGGCAGCCGAGCCCGGAGAGGATCGCCGAAGCGCAGATCACACGGTTCCAGGCCTGGGCCGCCGAGCATTACGGCGCCCCGGCCGAGGGCGGCTACGCAACGCTGCACCACTGGTCGGTGACCGAACTCGAAACGTTCTGGAAGGCCATCACCGACTGGTTCGACGTCGAGTTCTCCACGCCTTACGCGCGCGTACTGGGCGAGCGCTCGATGCCGGGAGCCCAGTGGTTCCCCGGATCGACCCTCAACTACGCGCAGCACGCGCTGCGCGCCGCCGACGACCCCACGCGCGCGGACGCCCCCGCCCTCCTCCATGTCGACGAGAGCCACGACCCCCAGCCCGTCACCTGGGCCGAGCTGCGCCGCCAAGTCGGCTCCCTGACCGCGGAGCTGCGGACCCTGGGGGTACGCCCGGGAGACCGCGTCAGCGGCTACCTGCCGAACATCCCCCAAGCCGTCGTCGCCCTCCTCGCCACCGCCGCCGTCGGAGCCGTCTGGACCTCCTGCGCCCCCGACTTCGGGGCCCGCAGCGTCCTGGACCGCTTCCAGCAGGTCGAGCCCGTCGTGCTCTTCACCGTCGACGGCTACCGCTACGGCGGCAAGGAACACGACCGCCGCGAGACCGTCGCCGAACTCCGCTCCGAACTGCCCAGCCTCCGCGCGGTCGTCCACATCCCGCTGCTCGGCACCGACGCCCCCGAAGGCGCCCTGGAATGGTCGGCCCTCACCTCGGCCGACATCGCGCCCGTCTACGAAGCGGTGCCCTTCGACCACCCCCTGTGGGTGCTGTACTCCTCCGGTACCACCGGCCTGCCCAAGGCGATCGTCCAGTCCCAGGGGGGCATCCTCGTCGAGCACCTCAAGCAGCTCGGCCTGCACTGCGACCTCGGCCCCGCCGACCGCTTCTTCTGGTACACCTCGACCGGCTGGATGATGTGGAACTTCCTCGTCTCCGGCCTCCTGACGGGCACCACGATCGTCCTGTACGACGGCAGCCCCGGCTATCCCGACACCGCCGCCCAGTGGCGCATCGCCGAACGCACCGGCGCCACCCTCTACGGCACCTCCGCCGCGTACGTCATGGCCTGCCGCAAGGCCGACGTCCACCCGGCCCGCGACTTCGACCTCTCCCGCGTCAGGTGCGTTGCGACCACCGGTTCCCCGCTGCCCCCCGACGGCTTCCGCTGGCTGCACGACGAATTCGCCGAGAGCCCGGCCGCCCCCGGCGGCCTGTGGATGGCATCGGTCAGCGGCGGCACGGACGTCTGCTCCTGCTTCGCCGGCGCGGTACCCACCCTCCCCGTCCACATCGGCGAACTCCAGGCACCCTGCCTCGGCACGGACCTCCAGTCCTGGGACCACCAGGGCAAACCCCTCACCGACGAGGTCGGGGAACTGGTCGTCACCAACCCCATGCCGTCCATGCCCGTCCACTTCTGGAACGACCCGGACGGCACGCGCTACCACGACAGCTACTTCGACACCTACCCGGGCGTCTGGCGCCACGGCGACTGGATCACCCTCACCTCACGCGGCTCGGTGATCATCCACGGCCGCTCCGACTCCACGCTCAACCGCCAAGGCGTCCGCATGGGCTCCGCCGACATCTACGAAGCCGTCGAGCGCCTGCCCGAAATCCGTGAGTCCCTCGTCATCGGCGTCGAACAACCGGACGGCGGCTACTGGATGCCGCTCTTCGTCCACCTCGCCCCCGGCGCGGCCCTCGACGACGCCCTGCGCGACCGCATCAAGCGGACCATCCGCGAGCAGTTGTCCCCGCGCCACGTCCCCGACGAGATCATCGAGGTCCCCGGCGTCCCCCACACCCTCACCGGCAAGCGCATCGAGGTCCCGGTCAAGCGCCTCCTCCAGGGCACCCCGCTGAACAAGGCGGTCAACCCTGGCTCGGTCGACAACCTCGACCTCCTCCGCTTCTACGAGAACCTCTTCCGCGCGCGCTCCTGA